The Triticum aestivum cultivar Chinese Spring chromosome 7B, IWGSC CS RefSeq v2.1, whole genome shotgun sequence genome window below encodes:
- the LOC123162424 gene encoding monodehydroascorbate reductase 5, chlorplastic — translation MTSALRRKAAQMASAAAAGTGCYSQTSWALRRLGAGGGALASAATRRRNCSVSAAAVFDNQNREYVIVGGGNAAGYAARTFVEHGMADGRLCIVSKEAVPPYERPALTKGYLFPPEKKPARLPGFHTCVGSGGQRQTAEWYKENGIEVLYEDPVEAFDGKTQTLKTSSGKILKYGSLIISTGCAAARLPEKIGGDLPGVHYIRDVADADSLVSSLGKAKKIVVIGGGYIGMEVAAAACGWNLDTTIIFPEDHIMPRLFTPSLAKKYEELYEQNGVKFVKGALIDKLDAGSDGRVSSAILKDGSVVEADTVIVGIGAKPSVSPFEAVGVNIEVGGIEVDSMFRTSIPSIFAIGDVAAFPLKMYDRIARVEHVDHARKSAQHCIETLLTSQAKAYDYLPYFYSRVFEYEGSSRKIWWQFYGDNVGETIEVGNFDPKIATFWIDSDSRLKGVFLESGTSEEFSLLPKLARSQPIVDKAKLKSATSVEDALEIARSSL, via the exons ATGACTTCAG CTCTCCGGCGAAAGGCGGCGCAGATGGCTTCCGCGGCAGCGGCGGGGACGGGGTGCTACTCGCAGACGTCCTGGGCGCTGCGACGCCTTGGCGCCGGAGGCGGCGCCCTCGCATCGGCGGCCACCCGCAGGAGGAACTGCTCCGTCTCCGCGGCCGCCGTCTTCGACAACCAGAACCGCGA GTACGTGATCGTGGGCGGCGGGAACGCGGCGGGCTACGCGGCCAGGACGTTCGTCGAGCATGGCATGGCCGACGGCCGCCTCTGCATCGTCTCCAAAGAG GCTGTTCCACCATACGAGCGACCGGCACTGACCAAAGGCTATCTGTTTCCACCAGAAAAGAAGCCGGCACGCCTACCT GGATTCCATACCTGTGTTGGATCTGGTGGCCAGAGGCAGACTGCCGAATGGTACAAGGAGAATGGCATAGAG GTGCTGTATGAGGATCCAGTTGAAGCATTTGATGGCAAAACACAGACCTTGAAAACTTCATCAGGGAAAATTCTGAAGTATGGGTCACTTATCATTTCTACTGGTTGTGCAGCTGCAAG ACTACCTGAGAAAATTGGAGGAGACTTACCTGGAGTTCACTATATACGTGATGTTGCTGATGCTGATTCTCTAGTATCTTCATTG GGAAAAGCAAAGAAAATTGTTGTTATTGGTGGGGGCTATATTGGCATGGAGGTGGCTGCTGCAGCTTGTGGCTGGAATCTTGACACAACT ATAATATTCCCAGAAGATCACATAATGCCAAGATTGTTTACGCCTTCCCTTGCTAAGAAGTATGAGGAACTGTATGAGCAAAATGGCGTTAAATTCGTAAAG GGAGCTCTTATTGACAAACTTGATGCTGGCTCTGATGGAAGGGTGTCTTCAGCTATACTTAAAGATGGTTCTGTTGTTGAAGCTGATACA GTTATTGTTGGTATAGGAGCAAAACCATCTGTCAGCCCCTTCGAAGCTGTGGGAGTTAACATCGAAGTTGGTGGAATAGAG GTTGATTCCATGTTTAGAACAAGTATACCTAGCATCTTTGCTATTGGAGATGTGGCAGCTTTTCCGCTCAAG ATGTATGATAGAATAGCTCGAGTGGAGCATGTGGATCATGCCAGAAAGTCTGCACAACATTGTATAGAAACACTCTTAACATCCCAGGCAAAAGC GTATGACTACCTTCCGTATTTCTATTCTCGAGTTTTTGAGTATGAAGGAAGCTCCAGGAAAATTTGGTGGCAATTCTACGGAGATAACG TTGGTGAAACAATTGAAGTAGGGAACTTTGATCCTAAGATTGCTACCTTCTGGATTGACTCTG ATAGTCGACTGAAGGGTGTTTTCCTTGAGAGTGGAACCTCAGAG GAATTCTCGCTTCTTCCAAAGCTCGCGAGATCACAGCCCATTGTCGACAAAGCTAAGCTCAAGAGTGCGACTTCAGTCGAAGATGCATTAGAGATTGCGAGAAGCTCTCTTTAG
- the LOC123162423 gene encoding uncharacterized protein: MTPAAWPVCTICYEDLRPLSDQHIYCLPSCGHVFHALCVEQWLEYCPSAGGKKKGKCPICKQACGASHPPTRLFFQSTGACPTQAPPSSSQDADPEALAEEVARLEQKASSLGKVLEEQRDGIQKLNAEVVRWKEQAATAETMRESARKEKESVQRLLNAKTEELSRKTSECVRLHERSLALAKELAALKLSTDMNLQEEDILKLASLGNHGNLENAVDVLKRSLALRNKSYKDLMVQCNHLGRSESRAQQRIEKDKELIKKLRAKVLDLQKELEEKENNVIRDLRSSKKFKADQKQTNPVNVSANNGFSSPSVGHGNQTVKLDDVMQDGCKEKAQSNQVTPEAKKDPILEDNLEIKIADVIDLDADDKDTIKCPTELFGYNDFTLDIQNQSSRCERGTEEPTAFGCEPSLDVPEETSFLKHTAATGKSTFQEILMKTKLQNVQELPVLRSTNVTTSTWKKESLTIGGISKQATRLASGTGPQTFHNLNSLSDDDFQTLPGCTGEGARKGIGKWSKGMAAPGYLGANTNKGNLISVGHDGRGGKVKVLRGHGRFPDSRTPALWPKAQQKAGGKGGQSHLEHFFEKR; this comes from the exons atgaccCCCGCCGCATGGCCGGTCTGCACCATCTGCTACGAGGACCTCCGCCCGCTCTCCGACCAGCACATCTACTGCCTCCCCTCCTGCGGCCACGTCTTCCACGCCCTCTG CGTAGAGCAATGGCTGGAATACTGCCCGAGCGCGGGcggcaagaagaagggcaagtgCCCCATCTGCAAGCAGGCCTGCGGCGCCTCTCACCCCCCGACCCGCCTCTTCTTCCAGTCCACCGGCGCGTGCCCCACGCAGGCGCCCCCCTCCTCGTCGCAGGACGCCGACCCGGAGGCGCTCGCCGAAGAGGTCGCCCGGCTGGAGCAGAAGGCGTCGTCCCTTGGCAAGGTGCTCGAGGAGCAGCGCGATGGGATCCAGAAGCTCAACGCCGAG GTCGTTAGGTGGAAGGAGCAGGCGGCGACCGCAGAGACGATGCGGGAGTCGGCTAGGAAGGAGAAAGAGTCTGTGCAGCGGCTGCTCAATGCGAAAACAGAG GAGTTGTCGAGGAAGACGTCAGAGTGCGTGAGGTTGCACGAGAGGAGCCTTGCGTTGGCGAAGGAGCTTGCGGCCCTGAAGCT GTCGACTGACATGAACCTTCAGGAAGAAGACATCCTAAAGTTGGCTTCATTGGGTAACCATGGCAACCTTGAGAATGCTGTTGACGTCCTGAAGAGATCACTTGCTCTCCGCAACAA GAGCTACAAAGACTTGATGGTCCAATGCAATCATCTGGGAAGATCAGAAAGTCGCGCTCAGCAGAGGATTGAGAAGGACAAAGAGCTGATAAAGAAGTTGAGG GCAAAGGTACTTGATCTTCAGAAGGAGCtggaagaaaaggaaaataatgtcATCAGAGACTTGAGGTCTTCAAAGAAATTTAAAGCTGACCAGAAGCAGACAAATCCAGTGAATGTCAGTGCTAATAATGGTTTCTCTAGTCCATCTGTTGGACATGGGAATCAAACGGTTAAGCTTGATGATGTGATGCAAGATGGATGCAAGGAGAAGGCTCAGTCAAACCAGGTGACCCCTGAAGCTAAAAAAGATCCGATCTTAGAAGACAACCTTGAAATAAAGATTGCAGATGTGATAGACTTAGATGCGGATGATAAAGACACGATAAAATGTCCCACCGAGCTGTTTGGGTATAATGATTTCACTTTGGATATACAAAATCAGTCCAGTCGCTGTGAACGTGGTACTGAAGAGCCCACGGCATTCGGATGTGAGCCTTCCTTGGATGTACCAGAAGAAACATCATTTTTGAAACACACAGCGGCTACTGGaaaatcaacatttcaggagattCTTATGAAGACCAAACTGCAAAACGTTCAAGAGCTTCCTGTTCTGAGAAGCACGAATGTTACAACTTCAACATGGAAGAAAGAATCACTGACAATTGGTGGCATCTCTAAACAAGCAACTAGGCTGGCTTCTGGCACTGGACCTCAGACATTTCACAATTTAAATTCTCTTTCCG ATGATGATTTTCAAACGCTACCTGGATGTACCGGTGAAGGGGCAAGAAAAGGCATCGGCAAATGGTCCAAGGGCATGGCAGCACCTGGGTATCTAGGTGCAAACACAAACAAGGGCAATCTGATATCTGTGGGGCACGACGGGCGCGGGGGAAAGGTGAAAGTCCTGAGAGGTCATGGCCGGTTCCCG GATAGCAGGACTCCAGCATTGTGGCCAAAGGCACAGCAGAAGGCTGGAGGCAAAGGTGGGCAGTCTCACCTAGAGCACTTCTTTGAGAAGAGATGA